One segment of Panicum virgatum strain AP13 chromosome 1K, P.virgatum_v5, whole genome shotgun sequence DNA contains the following:
- the LOC120656415 gene encoding pectinesterase-like: METFARASSREWQGRRRRLLPVAAWSCAMAMVLALAAPAAATSTAKGESEATSTGTAGAVSRIATSSAAPPTRQKQNVTLICQSTPYPSACETALSSAEARSAADPFAASVQFAIARATAAHALARNLSASTPTDPPSGMRDCVELLDITLHQLGDALAGSASDAQGARTWLSAAMTYQDTCNESLAAVPASAGRDAVRRQVGALAQFIGTALALHVSRMEGRSGAAPAPAPSPEGITTFPSWLSERDRRLLESPVANITPDAVVALDGRGMHKSINDAVADVTAARSRASGGHGEGASRRVVLHVKAGRYVETVRVPNANVMLVGDGKGKTILDGRKSAGDGYTTYNSATVVVLGAGFIGKGLSIINSAGPGKGQAVALVVSGDRSALYQCEIQAYQDTLYAHANRQFYAQTDVSGTVDFIFGNAAVVFQNCGIRARKPITGQRDTITAQGRYDLNQNTGITLQKCQIAGAPDLGSTPVYLGRPWRKFARVGVMESDLDGSIAAAGWLEWSEPSALSTLFYGEFANTGPGAATNGRVAWNGVHASMSVAEATEFTVKKLIEGDTWLGDTGVPYASGLFE; the protein is encoded by the exons ATGGAAACGTTTGCTAGGGCAAGCTCGCGAGAGtggcaggggaggaggaggaggctacTGCCAGTTGCCGCATGGTCCTGCGCCATGGCCATGGTGCTAGCTCTCGCAGCGCCGGCAGCTGCGACCTCCACAGCAAAAGGAGAGAGCGAGGCAACGTCGACGGGCACTGCGGGCGCCGTCTCGAGGATCGCCACCTCGTCGGCCGCGCCGCCAACGAGACAGAAACAGAACGTGACGTTGATCTGCCAGTCGACGCCGTACCCGAGCGCCTGCGAGACGGCTCTGTCGTCGGCGGAGGCGCGGTCGGCCGCGGACCCGTTCGCGGCGTCCGTGCAGTTCGCGATCgcccgggccacggcggcgcacgcgCTGGCGCGCAACCTCTCCGCGTCCACCCCGACCGATCCGCCGTCGGGCATGCGCGACTGCGTCGAGCTGCTCGACATCACCCTCCACCAGCTCGGCGACGCGCTCGCGGGATCCGCGTCCGACGCGCAAGGGGCGCGGACGTGGCTGAGCGCCGCGATGACGTACCAGGACACGTGCAACGAGAGCCTCGCCGCCGTTCCAGCCTCCGCGGGGCGCGACGCCGTGCGCCGGCAGGTCGGCGCGCTCGCCCAGTTCATCGGCACCGCGCTGGCGCTGCACGTCAGCAGGATGGAGGGCCGgagcggcgccgcgccggcaccggcgccgtcaCCGGAAGGTATCACCACGTTCCCGTCCTGGCTGTCGGAGCGCGACAGGAGGCTCCTCGAGTCCCCGGTGGCTAACATCACGCCGGACGCCGTGGTGGCGCTGGACGGCAGAGGGATGCACAAAAGTATCAACGATGCGGTCGCCGACGTCACGGCGGCGCGCTCTCGGGCGAGCGGTGGCCACGGAGAAGGAGCTAGCAGGAGGGTGGTGCTCCACGTGAAGGCCGGGCGGTACGTGGAGACCGTGCGAGTCCCTAACGCGAACGTGATGCTGGTGGGCGACGGTAAGGGGAAGACCATCCTCGACGGCCGCAAGAGCGCCGGCGACGGCTACACCACCTACAACTCCGCCACCGTCG TTGTGCTGGGCGCGGGCTTCATCGGCAAGGGCCTGAGCATCATCAACAGCGCCGGGCCGGGGAAGGGCCAGGCGGTGGCGCTCGTGGTCTCCGGCGACCGCTCGGCGCTGTACCAGTGCGAGATCCAGGCGTACCAGGACACGCTCTACGCGCACGCGAACCGGCAGTTCTACGCCCAGACCGACGTCTCCGGCACGGTGGACTTCATCTTCGGCAACGCCGCCGTGGTCTTCCAGAACTGCGGCATCCGGGCCAGGAAGCCCATCACGGGCCAGAGAGATACCATCACGGCCCAGGGCCGGTACGACCTGAACCAGAACACCGGCATCACCCTCCAGAAGTGCCAGATCGCCGGCGCGCCGGACCTCGGCAGCACGCCGGTGTACCTGGGCCGCCCGTGGCGCAAGTTCGCGCGGGTGGGGGTGATGGAGAGCGACCTGGACGGCTcgatcgcggcggcggggtggctggAGTGGTCGGAGCCGTCCGCGCTGAGCACGCTGTTCTACGGCGAGTTCGCCAACACCGGGCCCGGTGCGGCGACGAACGGCCGGGTGGCGTGGAACGGCGTGCACGCGTCGATGTCCGTCGCGGAGGCCACGGAGTTCACGGTCAAGAAGCTTATCGAGGGGGACACATGGTTGGGGGACACCGGGGTTCCTTACGCCTCTGGACTCTTTGAATAA